The Plasmodium cynomolgi strain B DNA, chromosome 13, whole genome shotgun sequence DNA segment ATATGCGCGTTCAAACGCAGGCACACGCGCAGTGGTTACGGTGGGCCTACAACGCACAAGCAGAATCACATAAGAGTTGTGTGCccacctccttttttcctcattccCGCAGATGACGCCAAGGACCAAAATTACTTCGACTTGATGTTCAACTAGGCCATTTGCAGCGAGGCCTTTTCGTCCCGCCTGACTCGAATGTATTCCGTTCTGTAGCCGTCCAACAGcatgttgatttttttttaccccccgcTGAAAGGGCTACTGACTGAGCTCCGAACTCTTTTTCATCCCCAAGGATGCACAACTAAGTATATAAACCAATGAACTCGCTCCGCTGTGCAATCACATACCAATTAATCACTTAACCtgagaattattttttttttttatttttttttttttttgcgcaaatgTCCATGTGTACGTTCATACGAATGCGTACTCGCACGTTCGAGTTAAAACATCCTTCGTTGCTACATAGTAATTTGCGCGTGAgggaaaatgcaaagaaaGGATAAGTCAGCAAGCGAACAGTTGAGTGTGTAACTGTGGCTTGTAAGCTAAGCATGCAAGGGAGGCTAAACAAAACGGCAGTGATTAACAGTCGTATTTTCTACGAAAGCGGAGGCATGCACGTGCGCCGAACGAAACTGAGATAGTGGCGATCGTGGCGGTCGTAGTAGTCGCGGTAGTCGCAGCAGTCGCGGCAGTGTTCCAAGTCGGCAAAGGAAAGTTCCGTGCCGACGGAAGGTTGCCCGTTTGACAGTTGCCACTAAGCTTCCCATCGAAGTTCTCACTTTTACGCAGgaacagttttttttgcattttaagaGTGtagtagctttttttttttttcttcacgtttTAATAGTgtagcaacttttttttttttttcgcgtttttcctcattttcacacgtcccccttctttttcctaCCCCAGTCCGGACATACAGTCCGGTTCAGTGCTCAACGCAAAATGCCCCCATGCGTGCCTTAAATTAACCtgttataattatatgtaccTTTCCGAGTGGGCATTTGCTTTCTTGCATTTGCTCATTGCTACCCCCTGTTCATGATGCCACCACCCTCTGCGCAGCGCCAGTTCGACCACGCGcgcattttgaaaaaaccCAATTTGCGCTTTCATTGTACGTTTTAATTCGCCTGATCAGTATATGTGCACCTCAAACACCTGTGGTTGTTCGTaggtatgttttttttccttttttttcaccgcGCAAATTAAGTGATCTCCTACTACGCCAGAGGGTCCATCCCCTCCCTTTCTTCCTCCCACCAACTGTCGTTTGTTGGGACATATCCTTTTATTTGTGTGTACCCTGTAACGCGGGTCACTTGGTGCGTATCGTGACATACATTCTCCTTTCTTTGCCACCGAGTGAACATGAATGCGCTCATACTAGTCGGGGGGTACGGCACGAGGTTAAGACCGCTCACCCTGACGACCCCCAAACCACTAATCAGCTTTTGCAACAGGCCAATACTAGAAcaccaaatttttaatttggcACGATGTGGAATCAGAGAAATAATTTTGGCCATAGCTTATAAACCCACACACATAACGAGCTTTGTGGATGacctggaaaaaaaatacaacgttaaaattatttactcTATTGAGGAGGAGCCCTTGGGCACAGGAGGGCCAATAAAATTGGCAGAGAAGTATTTGAGCAAGTACGAcgatttttttgtcttcaaCTCGGACATTATTTGctccttcccccttctgGAGATGATGAGCTTTCACAAGCAGAGCAGTGCGCCACTAACGATTTTGGTAAACCAAGAGGGGCGCAGTGCGTGTGTGTTCGCTGTATGTCAGCTGTACGTCAGTTGTATGTCAGCTGTACGTCAGTTGTATGTCAGCTGTACGTCAGTTGTATGTCAGCCGTCTGTCTGTCAGTTGTCTGTGTGTTCGTTGTCTGTGTGTTCGTTGTCTGTGTGTTCGTTGTCTGTGTGTTCGTTGTCTGTGTGTTCGTTGTCTGTGTGTTCGTTGTCTGTGTGTTCGTTGTCTGTGTGTTCGTTGTCTGTGTGTTCGTTGTCTGTGTGTTCGTTGTCTGTGTGTTCGTTGTCTGTGTGTTCGTTGTCTGTGTGTTCGTTGTCTGTGTGTGCCCTGCATGCCAATTGTCTGTGCATGGATTGGCTGCAAACTTGCGTGTCGATTTATGGACACACATGGAGTGTGCATCGCACATGTTTCCCATTTCGCCTGcaccgttcaggcaaaaacagtttttttttcctttttttttttttttttccttcccttttgtgcaggtgaaagaagtggaagatCCCAGAGCATTCGGAGTTGTCATAACGGAAGAAAATCGAATTACCAAGTTTGAGGAGAAACCGCAAGTCCCTAAGTCGAGCTTAATAAATGCAGGAATTTACATACTGAACAAAGAAATCTTAAATCGCATTCCCGCGAGGAACACGTCGCTCGAGAAGGAAATATTTCCCCAGCTAGCCAATGAGAACATGTTGTATTTCTACagattaaataaattttgggCTGACATTGGCAAGCCGCTGGACTTTTTAAAGGGACAGGCGTTGTACTTGGAGGACTTGGAGGAGAACAGGGAAAGAGGCGGCAGAGAagggaaaggggaaatagCAAAGGAAACAAATACTGCAAAGGTAGCCGCGACAAAACCCATCACGGAGGAGTTCATCCTGCGCGACCACTTCCTCATATGCTACGGCATAAAGGACAAGGAAAATGGCGCAAAGAGTGGCAGCAAGAAAAATCTATTTATAACATTTGAAGATATGAACGAGTTGGATGAATTCGCGCATAGGAAGAACCACCTCTTCGATGAAATCCTTGTGTACACTAAAGTCGAGGGAAATGTGTTGATTTCATCCAAAACGatcatagaaaaaaattgcgtcTTGGGAGATAACGTCGTTTTGGGAGAAAACGTGACCATTGGAGAAGGATGTCGCATCAAAAATTCTTGCGTCATGAGCAACTCCACCGTCAGTTCGTATTCCTACATTGAGAATTCGATCATTGGCTCCAAGTCGAGGGTTGGAAGCTGGTCGCGCATCGAGGGGCTGTGCGTGCTGGGCGAAAACGTCATTTTGAAGCCcgaaatttttgttaacaaTGCCTTCATCCTGCCCTTCAAGGAGGTCAACAGCTCAATATATGAGAAGGGCGCGATTATTATGTGATGTGAAGGGCGGGAGCGGTAGGAGTCCCTTtgggggaggagaaagagGCAGAATCTACATGATGCTTGAGCTGAGGAGGACGACGCGGAAGGGCGAGCGAAACGACGCAGTCCCAGTGCGAAGGTGCGCCGTTTTGCAGGTctaccaatttttttacatgtgtaaaaataatgtgataaaattttttgtttagttTAGTTTAGTTTAGTTTAGTTTagttttagtttttttttttttttttttgtcctccccCTCGTGCGTGAGCGATTCAACATTCGTGTGCGCTGTTCACCACACCTGTGTGTGCACGtgtgtgtctttttttttttgcatcgcGGATATGGAGGGGCTTTATCCCCGCATAGCACGCGCGTGCCTGCGCAAAAGCGGGGCTCAAATTGCTCTCTTAACCCTCCCCAAAAGtgtaaaatatgtacaacatAGATTGCGCGGTGGAGCGGAGCGAACAACTCGAACGTCCCACTGAACTGCCCCAAACGGGCTTAACCGCGTAACGGCGTAACGGCGTAGCAGCGTAACGGCGTAGCAGCGTAACAGAGTAACCGATTAACAGCGTAACGGCGCAACAGAATAACCGCTTAACAGAGTAACCGCTTAACAGAGTAACCGCTTAACAGAGTAACCGCTGAACAGCGTAACCGCTTAACAGCGTAACGGCGAACCgatcgtttttcttcccttcgcCCGTTGAACGTTCCCCCACAAtgcgccaaaaaaatgaaggactACCTAGCGGGGTACAACAAACACCTAAAGTACGACAACTGCATACTTGTCGAgcatgaagaggaagaaaacaaaaatgcgaaaggagaaaactgCATGAAAGATAAGAACATAGTCCGTGTCATACAAGAAATccgaaaaaatttacgatcAAATGTGctgtacaaaaatgatggaaaaaataccCTTTTTAATGAGCCCCTATATAATATGTTTCCATTAAAATGTCTCAAGGACAAAAAAGTAGACAGAATTTCCTACGTGTGTAGAGTGACAAGCGAGGAGGACGCAACTGtttgtcttaaaaaaatacaagaCATTGTTTCCAGGATGTATGTGCATAATATGCTCATCGAGAAGGACTTTCTGGAGGACCTATTGTCCGTTTTTATGGAGCTGTGCAGGCAGGTAGGTCTATCTCTCtgcctccctcccccccaatggATCGAATTGGGAACACAGCTGTGGGGTGAATGGGACAGCCGCGCTCGCTCCTTCCCTGAAGCGCACCTTCCCTTTAGTGCACCTTCACCGCCAGGCCCCTTCACCAGCACGCTCCTTCCCTGAAGCGCATCTTCACCGCCAGGCTCCTTCCCCACCGCGCGCAGGTCTCCGTCACGTGCTTCCAGCGAGGATACCTCCTCAGGCAGCTGTTCAACTACAACAGCATGCTCCTCTTCCACTATCACAAATTGGTTAAGTTAGTTCGCTTGTTTGTTTGCGCGCAGTTGTGTGCATGCGGCAGGCCTCCTTGCGGCGTTCTCCAAAAACTCCAATTTGTTCTTCACATACTCCCCATTGCCGTTTTTTCCTGCTTGGGCTTCCACTGCACGTGACCTCCTTCTCTCCCCTCCCAGGTCATCTCTGGCCTTCAACttaaagaaggaaataaaaaggaaccaCACGATGAGCGAGCTGCGCAAAGAAATAGAGCGTAAAA contains these protein-coding regions:
- a CDS encoding mannose-1-phosphate guanyltransferase (putative), producing the protein MNALILVGGYGTRLRPLTLTTPKPLISFCNRPILEHQIFNLARCGIREIILAIAYKPTHITSFVDDLEKKYNVKIIYSIEEEPLGTGGPIKLAEKYLSKYDDFFVFNSDIICSFPLLEMMSFHKQSSAPLTILVKEVEDPRAFGVVITEENRITKFEEKPQVPKSSLINAGIYILNKEILNRIPARNTSLEKEIFPQLANENMLYFYRLNKFWADIGKPLDFLKGQALYLEDLEENRERGGREGKGEIAKETNTAKVAATKPITEEFILRDHFLICYGIKDKENGAKSGSKKNLFITFEDMNELDEFAHRKNHLFDEILVYTKVEGNVLISSKTIIEKNCVLGDNVVLGENVTIGEGCRIKNSCVMSNSTVSSYSYIENSIIGSKSRVGSWSRIEGLCVLGENVILKPEIFVNNAFILPFKEVNSSIYEKGAIIM
- a CDS encoding dynein-associated protein (putative), whose amino-acid sequence is MKDYLAGYNKHLKYDNCILVEHEEEENKNAKGENCMKDKNIVRVIQEIRKNLRSNVLYKNDGKNTLFNEPLYNMFPLKCLKDKKVDRISYVCRVTSEEDATVCLKKIQDIVSRMYVHNMLIEKDFLEDLLSVFMELCRQVSVTCFQRGYLLRQLFNYNSMLLFHYHKLVKSSLAFNLKKEIKRNHTMSELRKEIERKKEAINSLKSEILETDQLIGEERKNAEREISEVNIIYQNKIDKLKKNNQRKRNEFTRLLQL